GACGCTTTGCCGGTAATTTACTGTACCATTGCTGATCCCGAAGCTTTGCAGCAGCGCAGCCCGGTATTCGTCATTGCCAAACAGCCCATGCAGATAGGTGCCCATCACCTTACCATCAGCAGAAATCGCCCCATCGGCGCGACCACGGATCGTCAGGGCAGGACGCTGGCAATCCGGGCCATCGGTCTGGCCGAGGTGAATTTCATAGCCACTCAGGGCCATGTCGTATTCCAGCGAATGGGCGGCGCTGTTGCGCACGGTCTTTTCTGGTGCCATCTCTGTGTCGATCTCAAGCAGACCAAGGCCTTCAACGCGGCAAGGCGCGCCTTCCAGCCCGAGCGGATCGGCAACACTGTTGCCCAGCATTTGATAGCCACCGCAAATGCCGATGATCCGCCCGCCACGCCGACGATGCAGAGTGAGGTCCTTGTCCCATCCCTGCGCGCGCAGGTCCGCCAGATCGCCAATCGTTGCCTTGGAGCCCGGCAGAATCACCAGCGCCGCATCGGCGGGCAAGGGTTCGCCGGGACGCACATAGACCAGATCGACGGAAGGCTCCGAGGCAAGCGGATCGAAATCATCAAAATTGGCAATACGTGACAAAACCGGCACGGCGATCTTCAAAGCGCCTGTCGAACTTCGGCTCAGTCGCTCCAGCGCCACGCTGTCTTCCGGCGGCAAGCGGCCAGCGGCCTTCAACCAGGGCACAATGCCGAAACTCGGCCAGCCGGTATATTGGGTAATGGCTCCGATTCCGTCTGCAAACAGGCTCTGGTCACCCCGGAACTTGTTGATGATATAGCCAGAAATCATCCGGCGGTCTTCCTCCGGCAGGATGGCATGGGTGCCGACCAGTGAGGCAATCACCCCGCCGCGATCGATATCGCCAACCAACACCACCGGCACATTGGCGCGGGTGGCAAAGCCCATATTGGCGATGTCACCGGCCCTTAAATTAATTTCGGCTGGAGACCCGGCACCCTCGACAATCACCAGATCAGCCCCGGCCTTCAGCTCTTCAAAACTATCAAGCACGGCACCCAGCAATTGCGGTTTCAGCCGCTGGTAATCGCGGCCCTTCGCCTGGCCAAACACGCGACCCTGCACGATGATCTGGCTGCCGGTCTCACTTTGCGGCTTCAGCAAAACCGGGTTCATATGCACCGAAGATGGCACGCCACAGGCCAGCGCCTGGAGCCATTGCGCCCTGCCGATTTCCCCGCCATCATCAGCCACGGCGGCATTGTTGGACATGTTCTGCGGCTTGAACGGACGCACGACGCGTCCATGGAGCCTCGCCAACCGGCAAAGCCCGGCCACCAGCACCGTCTTGCCGACATCCGAGCCGGTCCCCTGGAGCATAACCATCCGCGTCATGACGTTTGCCAGCTCCTGCAATTTGGTTCAAAGCGCAACCGTGTTGAGATTTGGCCGCGCGTCCTTCTACCAGACCTCATGTCGATGGTTTGTGGTATGACCTGTGGCCCGCCGGAAGGCAATGGCGGTCAAAGATTGGCTTTTCCACAGTTTTTCCTGAAAAGGATACAAAGCCAGCGGGAACCGGTATGATTGACAGCGCCGGATTCCTGCATTTTTTCAATCCATTGGGGGTTCATCAGGATGTGGGAGCGCTCGGATTTACCCATGAAAGCATGTGCGTTTGCACGATGCTTAATGGCTTTTATGCGACATTTATTCGAACAAAAAGCTGTAAGGTGGTTGATTTATACGGCCAAGCCCCTACCCTTGTCGTTGTCGTAAACAGACAAGGACTGCCTTGGGACTGGACCGGACTTCACAATCCGCCAGGCTCGCCGACGAGCGGTCCTTCCATCCAATATGCCCGACCCGGGTTGCGAAATATGCGGCCGGGATCGGCTGTCATGCGTGAAACAATCACGCCCATGCGCTAAACATGCGCCAATAAAACGGAGAACTCCACGATATGAGGACATTGATCGTTTCCACGATACTCGCCGCCGGATTGTATGGCATGGCCGGTTCTGCCGAAGCTGCCGATTGCGGTTCGGTCTCCATTGCGGAAATGAACTGGGCCTCAGCCGGCGTCGCGGCCAATGTCGACAAGATCATTCTGGAAAGCGGTTATGGTTGTTCCGTCAATCTGGTGACCGGCGACACCATGCCAACCTTTACCTCAATGAACGAAAAGGGCGAGCCGGATCTCGCCCCTGAGCTTTGGGTCAATACGATTCAAAAGCCACTGGCGGAAGCCGTCAAGGACGGTCGCCTGCTGAAAGCCGCACGCATTCTGAAGGATGGCGGCGTTGAGGGCTGGTGGGTTCCGAAATATATCACCGATGAGCATCCCGACATCAAGACTGTCCAGGACGCGCTGAAACATCCCGAGCTTTTTCCCGCCCCGGAAGATCCGTCCAAGGGCGCTGTTACCAATTGCCCATCCGGTTGGGCCTGCCAGGTGACAACGGAGAATATCTACAAGGCGCTGAAGGGTGACGATGCAGGCTTCCAGCTTGTCGATAGCGGCTCGTCTGCCGCGCTGGACGGCTCGATTGCCAATGCCATTGAAAAGAGGCAGGGATGGCTTGGCTATTATTGGGCGCCGACCGCCATTCTCGGCAAATATGATATG
The Allorhizobium ampelinum S4 genome window above contains:
- a CDS encoding cobyric acid synthase translates to MTRMVMLQGTGSDVGKTVLVAGLCRLARLHGRVVRPFKPQNMSNNAAVADDGGEIGRAQWLQALACGVPSSVHMNPVLLKPQSETGSQIIVQGRVFGQAKGRDYQRLKPQLLGAVLDSFEELKAGADLVIVEGAGSPAEINLRAGDIANMGFATRANVPVVLVGDIDRGGVIASLVGTHAILPEEDRRMISGYIINKFRGDQSLFADGIGAITQYTGWPSFGIVPWLKAAGRLPPEDSVALERLSRSSTGALKIAVPVLSRIANFDDFDPLASEPSVDLVYVRPGEPLPADAALVILPGSKATIGDLADLRAQGWDKDLTLHRRRGGRIIGICGGYQMLGNSVADPLGLEGAPCRVEGLGLLEIDTEMAPEKTVRNSAAHSLEYDMALSGYEIHLGQTDGPDCQRPALTIRGRADGAISADGKVMGTYLHGLFGNDEYRAALLQSFGISNGTVNYRQSVEQALDDLARELESVLDKAWLDQLIG
- a CDS encoding ABC transporter substrate-binding protein, producing MRTLIVSTILAAGLYGMAGSAEAADCGSVSIAEMNWASAGVAANVDKIILESGYGCSVNLVTGDTMPTFTSMNEKGEPDLAPELWVNTIQKPLAEAVKDGRLLKAARILKDGGVEGWWVPKYITDEHPDIKTVQDALKHPELFPAPEDPSKGAVTNCPSGWACQVTTENIYKALKGDDAGFQLVDSGSSAALDGSIANAIEKRQGWLGYYWAPTAILGKYDMVKLGMDTPFDKAEWDRCTSVADCADPRVNDYPVTDVYSVVTKNFAEKAGVTMDYVGKRQWDNETIGKVLAWMSENQADNADAAEYFLKTYPDVWTQWVSPDVAEKVKAAL